A window of Stenotrophomonas indicatrix genomic DNA:
ATGATGCCGCGCTGCGCCGCATCGAACAGGCCGGCGGCCAGTTGATCAGCGTGACGCAGCTGTTCTGCGAACTGCAGCGCGACTGGGTACGGGCGGAGACCGTGCCGGCCTTCATGAATCTCTTCATCGAGACCGGTGGCACGGCCGGCATCCAGTTCTCGTACGATCGTACCGAGTGATTCCTTGGCGGCTCCGGCTCCGGCTGGCGCCGCCTTTTCCTGCAACCGAGCATGGCTCGGCCCTACCACCGGGAATTCCCATGGCCTACGCACGCATTGTTTCGACCGCCGACAACTACCTGCACCACATCAGCAACGGCCACTTCGATGTCGCGGCCGATGAACCCGCTTCGCTCGGCGGCCAGGGCAAGGGCTTCGCCCCGTTCGACCTGTACCTGGCCTCGCTGGCCGCGTGTACCGCCATCACCCTGCGCATGTACGCGCAGCGCAAGGGCTGGGAGCTGGGCGAGTTCCACGCCGAGCTGCGTTCCGAACGTGATGCGGATGGACGCTTCCATGTGCACCGCGTGCTGCATGCCACCGCCGAGCTGAGCGATGCGCAGTGGCAGCGCTTGCTGGAGGTGGTGGAAAAGACCCCGGTGACGCTGGTGATGCGCGAAGGTGCACGGATCACCAGCGAGCGCGGGGCTGCTGCCTGATCGCCGGGCATGGCCCGGCGCTACCGGAGGAGCCTGGCGCCATCAGGTAGCGCCGGGTCATGCCCGGCGGCCCTGGTTTCAACGCCGTGAATGCAGCACGGTGCGCTGGCGCATGGCGTTGAACTCCTGTTCGACCTGCTGGATGTCTTCGACCTGGAAGCCGGCGGCACCGAGCAGCTGATCGGCCGCGGCGGCAGCCAGCGGATCATCCTCGCGCTGGCGCCAGCAGCGTGCCGGCAGGAAATAGCCGACCTCGCTGCGCCCGCGCATGATGACGACCGGCCGTCCTGCATACAGCAGGAATTCGGCCAGATGCTGGCGCAATCCCTCCACCGAGACATAGGCCGGCCCGATGCCCAGTGCCTGCGCGGCGGGCTCGGAACTCTCGAACAGTTTGCGACGGCTCATCCACTCCTCCTTTGTGCAACGCGTGGTCTCCTTTCCTAGACGGGCGCATTGCCGCGCCCCCGCCACACGTGTCGTGACTGTGGTCACGCTGTCCGATCAGAAACCGGTATTGAACTCCAGCTGGAACACGTCGATCGACAACGGCGGGCCCGACACTTCCTTGGCCGCCATCCACTTGCCGCTGATCCAGCTGCGGGCGTCCAGCGCATAGGCGCCGCCCACGTAGTAGCCGCGCGCATTGGTGCCGCCCAGGTGGAAGTTCGGATCGTTGTAGGCATCGG
This region includes:
- a CDS encoding OsmC family protein, with translation MAYARIVSTADNYLHHISNGHFDVAADEPASLGGQGKGFAPFDLYLASLAACTAITLRMYAQRKGWELGEFHAELRSERDADGRFHVHRVLHATAELSDAQWQRLLEVVEKTPVTLVMREGARITSERGAAA